GCTCGACGAGCACGACGACGCCGGGAAGTTCTACCGCGACGTGACCACCTCCCTGGTGGCCGAGGACACCATCGCCCTGGGCGAGCGCTGGCGCCTGAACCTGGGCCTGAGCCAAGAGAAGCGCGACGCCAAAGAGGTCTACTACTGGCCCAAGGGCGCGGCGAGCGCCACCAACGGCGTGGCCAAGCTGAGCTATGCGCTCACGCAGCAGGGCGATGAGGTGTACGCCGTCGCCTCGCACAAGACGCGCTTTCCCACCATCAAGGATCGCTACTCCGCCCGCATGGGCCGGGCGCTGCCCAACCCCGATCTCCAGCCCGAGAGCGCCAACCACGTCGAACTGGGTGTGAGCGGCCAGCCCTGGGCGGGCGGCACGGGCCAGGCGGCCGTGTTCCACAGCCGGGTGAACGACCAAATCCAGACGGTGGCGGTGCCCTCCGGCGCCTGCGGCGGCGCCACCTGCGACCAGGCGCAGAACGTGGGACGCACGCGCAACCGGGGCTTGGAACTGTCGCTGGCGCAGCAGCTGTCGGCCCGCTGGAGCGCCAGCGCCAGCTATACCTACCTGCACCGCACCAACCTCAGCGACCGCGGCATCACACTCGTCGATACGCCGCGCCAGCGCCTCTTCGCCGCCGTTCGCTGGATGCCCAGCGCACCGTGGGAGCTGCACGCCACCCTGGAGGCCGAGCAGGGCCGCCGCGTGAACTTCGATGGCGGTTATCGCCGGCTTGGCGGCTTCGCCACTGCCGGGCTCAAGGCCACCTACAAGCCCGCCAAGGACGTCGCGGTGGACTTCGGCGTGAACAACCTGGCCGACAAATGGTACGAGCTGGCTGACGGCTACCCCATGCCTGGCCGCTCCTGGTTCGTCCACGGCGTCTACCGCTTTTGACGCGCGCCGGCGCACGAGGGCCCACCCCATGACCATTGCCGACACCCCCGCCCGGCTGGCGGCCATCGTCCACGAGGACGGCGGCTCGCGCGAGGCCGATGCCCTGCTGGCCGCCTTCGCCCGCTCGCTGGCGCGCGAGGGATGGCGCGTGGGCGGTGTGGTGCACGAGCGCCGCACCGATGCGCGCGGCCGCAAGGGCATGTACCTCGTCGACCTGGCGGGCGGGCGCGAGTTCTGCATCTCGCAGGACCTGGGCCCGCTGTCGCGCGCCTGCTGCGTCGATCCGGCCGGCGTGGCGCAGGCCGCCGGCGTGCTGCGCCAGGCCCTGGCCGAGCGCCCTGCGCTGGCTATCGTGAACCGCTTCGGCGAGCTGGAGGCCGGCGGCGGCGGCTTCGTCGCCGAGCTGGCGGCGCTGGTGGGCGCGAACGTGCTGGTGCTCACCGCCGTCGCTCGCAAGCACCTGGCGGCGTGGCGCCGCTTCACCGGGGGCGAAGGCGTGGAGCTGCCGGCGCAGGCCCTGGCGCTGGGCTCCTGGTTCTCCGCGGCGGCGCGGCGCGGGGAGGGGGCGTGATGCTGGGCCGCCGCCACCTGCTGGGCCTGGCCGCGGCGCTGGCCGCACCGGCCTGGCCCCTGCGCGCTCAGCCGCAGGGCGGCGTGGTCGTGGCGCGCTTCGGCCCGATGCCCCCGCCGGCCCAGGTGCGCCGGGTGTTCGCCGCCGGGCCGCCGGCGGGCGTGCTGGTGGCGGCGCTGGCGCCCGGCAAGCTGCTGGGCTGGCCCATGGCGCTGCCGCCGCAGGCGCGCGCACTGCTGGGCCCCGCGCTGCGCGGCCTGCCGCACACCGGCCGCCTGGCCGGGCGCGGCAGCACCGTGGCGCTGGAGTCGCTGCTGCAGCTGCAGCCCGACCTGGTGCTGGACGCGGGCACGGCGGACGCCACCTACGTCTCCACCCTGCGCACCGCCAGCGGCCAGACCGGCCTGCCCATGGCATTGGTGCAGGGCCGCGTGGCCGACCACGGCGCCCAGTTGCGCGAGGTGGGGCGCCTGCTGGGCGTGGCCGCGCGCGGCGAGGCGCTGGCCGGGCAGGCGGACGCCATCCTCGCCCTGGCCGCGCGCCTGCGGGCCGGCGTGCCGCTGGAGCAGCGTCCGCGCGTGTACTACGGGCGCGGCGCGGACGGGCTGGAGACGGGCCTGGGCGGCTCCATCAACGTGGAGCTGCTGGAGCTGTGCGCCGGCCGCAACGTGGCCGCCGCGGCCGGCGCTGGCTCGCTCACCCGGGTGTCGCTGGAGCAGATCCTGGCCTGGGACCCGCAGGTCATCGTCACCCAGGACGCCCACTTCGCACGCCGCGTGCAGGCCGACCCGCTGTGGCGCGCCGTCGCCGCCGTGCGCACCGGGCGCGTGCACTGCGCGCCCGCGCTGCCGTTCGGCTGGCTGGATGGCCCGCCGGGCGTGAACCGCCTGATCGGCGTGCGCTGGCTGCTCGAGCGGCTGCACCCCGGCCATGCGTTGCTGGCCGCGCAGGAGCCGCTGGCCGATGCCGTGGCGCGCTTCTACCAGTCGTTCTACGGCGCCGACCTGCCGGCGCCCGCGCTGCACGAGCTGCTGGAGGCAGATGCATGAATTTTCAGTCAAATCGGCCTCTAACGCCCGCCAGTCAAGCGCTGGAAGCTCCTTTTTTGATAGCAATGCCGGTGCGTTGGCTGCTGGCCGTGGCGGCACTTGCGGCCGTGGTGCTGGTGGCGTTCGCGGCGGGCAAGTTTCCGGTGGCCCCGGGCGAGCTGTGGCGCGCCGTCGCCGCGCGGCTGACGGGCGCGCCCTCGGGCCTGTCGCCGGCCGTGGAGACGGTGGTGTGGAACATCCGCCTGCCGCGCGTTGCCGCCGGGCTGTGCGTGGGCGCGGCGCTAGCGGCGGCCGGGGCGGCGTACCAGGGCATGTTCCGCAACCCGCTGGTCTCGCCCGACATCCTGGGCGTGTCCGCCGGCGCCGGGCTGGGCGCGGTGCTGGGCATCTACCTGGGCCTGCCGCTGGCGGTGGTGCAGGCGCTGGCCTTCGGCGGCGG
The DNA window shown above is from Pulveribacter suum and carries:
- a CDS encoding ABC transporter substrate-binding protein; this translates as MLGRRHLLGLAAALAAPAWPLRAQPQGGVVVARFGPMPPPAQVRRVFAAGPPAGVLVAALAPGKLLGWPMALPPQARALLGPALRGLPHTGRLAGRGSTVALESLLQLQPDLVLDAGTADATYVSTLRTASGQTGLPMALVQGRVADHGAQLREVGRLLGVAARGEALAGQADAILALAARLRAGVPLEQRPRVYYGRGADGLETGLGGSINVELLELCAGRNVAAAAGAGSLTRVSLEQILAWDPQVIVTQDAHFARRVQADPLWRAVAAVRTGRVHCAPALPFGWLDGPPGVNRLIGVRWLLERLHPGHALLAAQEPLADAVARFYQSFYGADLPAPALHELLEADA
- a CDS encoding DUF2478 domain-containing protein, giving the protein MTIADTPARLAAIVHEDGGSREADALLAAFARSLAREGWRVGGVVHERRTDARGRKGMYLVDLAGGREFCISQDLGPLSRACCVDPAGVAQAAGVLRQALAERPALAIVNRFGELEAGGGGFVAELAALVGANVLVLTAVARKHLAAWRRFTGGEGVELPAQALALGSWFSAAARRGEGA